From a region of the Mycolicibacterium sp. MU0050 genome:
- a CDS encoding NAD-glutamate dehydrogenase, which translates to MNQPEAHAASTQQRSGATPQLAATLRGALEKTYRGPGGDADHRDGDCADTAAVRRADRDGIVDDAALAAQLDLGSRRARGETKVAYLPGPDSALLIVTDHSPMLMDSVTVLMHRLGVSYTAIMTPVLHVQRSDDGQLRGLEPIPDDSTGDTADDVETWIHIQLAPTADRKAVAEVEKLIPNVLNDSRQVAADSAAMATELRQLAEHLDAAGAESTDSEADRRDVAEWLRWLLDGNFVLLGYQRCAITDGRAAVQDSSRLGVLRWRDEVLPELTDDGDLLVLAQATAPSYLRYGAYPYVVVVRDHDGPTAAEHRFVGLFTIAAMNDNVLDIPLISRRVQEALRLAGQDPGRPGQLLLDVIQTVPRSELFALSAQQLLDMAMTVIDLGSRRHTLLFARADRLGHFVSSLVYLPRDRYTTAVRLEMQDILVREFGGTGIEYSARVSESPWALVHFTVKLPQGTRPRDVDVSPENKARIQGLLTQAARTWGDRFLGAVAGDTIDQDTAEHYATALPEAYRQAVSPVDAIADIGIIEALDDGRVQLVFAGDTDTRIHRLTWYLGGRSASLSELLPMLQCMGVVVLDERPFTVARPDGLQVWIYQFRISPHPTVPPADIDEIDDVAQQFADSVTAIWKGWVEIDRFNELVLRAGLTWRQVVVLRSYAKYLRQAGFPYSQAHIESVLNDNAHTARSLIELYEAVFDPAASEGETETGRSQAAQAAAAAVAADIDALVSLDTDRVLRALASLIQATLRTNYFVTADGSARSQGVLATKLNPGLIDELPLPRPKFEIFVYSPRVEGVHLRFGAVARGGLRWSDRREDFRTEVLGLVKAQAVKNAVIVPVGAKGGFVVKNPPLPTGDPAADRDATRAEGVACYRLFIGGLLDLTDNVDTASGAVLPPPQVVRRDGDDSYLVVAADKGTATFSDIANDVAKSYGFWLGDAFASGGSVGYDHKAMGITAKGAWESVKRHFRELGLDTQAEDFTVVGVGDMSGDVFGNGMLLSPHIRLVAAFNHLHIFIDPQPDATRSWEERKRLFDLPRSSWDDYDKSLISAGGGVFSRQQKSIPISQEIRAALGISDEVTEMTPPALVKAVLKAPVDLLWNGGIGTYVKAEAESDAEVGDRTNDLLRVNANQVRAKVIGEGGNLGVTPRGRVEFDLSGGRINTDALDNSAGVDCSDHEVNIKILVDSLVTQDKVRPDQRSALLESMTEEVGALVLADNAAQNDLMGTSRTNAASLLNVHARQIKELEDTAGLNRELEVLPADKEIRRRIEAGLGLTSPELATLMAHVKLALKDEVLACELPDQDVFASRLPAYFPAQLRERFSPEIRHHQLRREIITTMLVNDVVDTAGISFAYRVTEDTGVSYVDAVRSYVATDAIFGIGDTWRKIRSTALETGMAVEVSDRMTLDLRRLIDRSCRWLLNNRPQPLAVGAEINRFGAKVAALRPQMPQWLRGDDRAIVATEAGEFTDQGAPEDLAYLVATGLYQYSLLDVIDVADIVDRDEAEVADTYFALMDALGADGLLTAVSELARDDRWHALARLAIRDDIYSSLRQLTLDVLAVGEPDESGEEKIAEWQQTNASRLGRARRTLTELRAHESHDLATLSVAARQIRNMTRASGTGASG; encoded by the coding sequence ATGAATCAGCCCGAGGCCCACGCGGCGAGCACGCAGCAGCGTTCAGGTGCGACACCGCAACTGGCCGCGACACTGCGCGGCGCGCTGGAGAAGACCTACCGGGGTCCCGGCGGCGACGCCGATCACCGCGACGGCGATTGCGCCGACACCGCGGCGGTGCGCCGCGCCGACCGCGACGGGATCGTCGACGACGCCGCGCTGGCCGCTCAGTTGGACCTGGGCAGCCGGCGCGCCCGCGGCGAGACCAAGGTCGCCTACCTGCCGGGTCCGGACTCCGCGCTGCTGATCGTGACCGACCACTCGCCGATGTTGATGGATTCGGTCACCGTGCTGATGCACCGGCTCGGGGTGTCCTACACCGCCATCATGACCCCCGTCCTGCACGTGCAGCGCAGCGACGACGGCCAGTTGCGGGGGCTCGAGCCGATCCCCGACGACAGCACCGGTGACACCGCCGACGACGTCGAGACGTGGATCCACATCCAGCTCGCGCCGACCGCGGACCGCAAAGCCGTGGCCGAGGTCGAGAAGCTGATTCCCAACGTGCTCAACGACAGTCGGCAGGTGGCGGCCGACTCGGCCGCGATGGCAACCGAACTACGCCAGCTGGCCGAACATCTCGATGCCGCGGGCGCCGAGTCGACCGACTCCGAGGCCGACCGCCGCGACGTCGCCGAGTGGTTGCGGTGGCTGCTCGACGGCAACTTCGTGTTGTTGGGCTACCAGCGCTGCGCGATCACCGACGGGCGGGCCGCGGTCCAGGATTCCAGCCGGCTGGGCGTGCTGCGGTGGCGCGACGAGGTGCTGCCCGAGCTCACCGACGACGGTGACCTGCTGGTGCTCGCCCAAGCCACCGCGCCGAGCTATCTGCGCTACGGCGCCTACCCCTATGTGGTGGTGGTGCGCGATCACGACGGCCCCACCGCGGCCGAGCACCGCTTCGTGGGGTTGTTCACCATCGCCGCCATGAACGACAACGTCCTGGACATCCCGCTGATCTCCCGCCGCGTCCAGGAAGCGTTACGGCTGGCGGGGCAGGATCCCGGCCGCCCCGGACAACTGCTGCTCGACGTCATCCAGACCGTGCCGCGATCAGAGCTGTTCGCGTTGTCCGCCCAGCAGCTGCTGGACATGGCGATGACGGTGATCGACCTCGGCTCCCGTCGCCACACACTGTTGTTTGCCCGCGCCGACCGGCTCGGGCATTTCGTTTCCAGCCTGGTGTATCTGCCCCGGGACCGCTACACCACCGCCGTGCGATTGGAGATGCAGGACATCCTGGTGCGCGAGTTCGGCGGCACCGGCATTGAGTACTCCGCGCGGGTCAGCGAATCCCCTTGGGCGCTGGTGCATTTCACCGTCAAACTGCCGCAGGGAACCCGCCCCCGCGACGTCGACGTCTCGCCGGAGAACAAGGCCCGCATCCAGGGGCTGCTGACCCAGGCCGCCCGTACCTGGGGCGACCGCTTCCTGGGGGCCGTCGCCGGCGACACCATCGACCAGGACACCGCCGAGCACTACGCCACCGCCCTGCCGGAGGCCTACCGCCAGGCCGTCAGCCCGGTGGACGCCATCGCCGACATCGGCATCATCGAAGCTCTCGACGACGGCCGGGTACAACTGGTCTTCGCCGGCGACACCGACACCCGAATCCACCGGCTGACGTGGTATCTCGGCGGACGGTCGGCGTCGCTGTCCGAGCTGCTGCCCATGTTGCAGTGCATGGGTGTGGTGGTGCTCGACGAGCGCCCGTTCACCGTGGCGCGTCCCGACGGGCTGCAGGTGTGGATCTACCAGTTCCGCATCTCGCCGCACCCCACAGTCCCGCCGGCCGACATCGACGAGATCGACGACGTCGCACAGCAATTCGCGGATTCGGTCACCGCCATCTGGAAGGGCTGGGTCGAGATCGACCGGTTCAACGAGCTGGTGTTGCGCGCCGGTCTGACCTGGCGGCAGGTGGTGGTCCTGCGCAGCTACGCCAAGTACCTGCGGCAGGCGGGATTCCCCTACAGCCAGGCGCACATCGAGTCGGTGCTCAACGACAACGCGCACACCGCGCGCTCCCTGATCGAGCTCTACGAGGCCGTCTTCGACCCGGCGGCCAGCGAGGGCGAGACCGAGACCGGTCGGTCGCAGGCCGCGCAGGCGGCCGCGGCGGCGGTGGCCGCTGACATCGATGCGCTGGTCAGTCTGGACACCGACCGGGTGCTGCGCGCGTTGGCCTCCCTGATCCAGGCGACGCTGCGGACCAATTACTTCGTCACCGCCGACGGTTCGGCGCGCAGCCAAGGCGTGCTGGCCACCAAGCTCAACCCCGGACTGATCGACGAATTGCCGCTGCCCCGGCCGAAATTCGAGATCTTCGTCTACTCGCCGCGCGTCGAAGGGGTCCATCTGCGATTCGGTGCGGTTGCCCGCGGCGGTCTGCGGTGGTCGGACCGCCGCGAGGATTTCCGCACCGAGGTGCTGGGTCTGGTCAAGGCGCAGGCGGTCAAGAACGCCGTCATCGTCCCGGTGGGCGCCAAGGGCGGCTTCGTGGTCAAGAACCCGCCGCTGCCCACTGGCGACCCCGCCGCCGACCGCGACGCCACCCGCGCCGAGGGGGTCGCGTGCTACCGGCTGTTCATCGGCGGACTGCTCGACCTGACCGACAACGTCGACACCGCCTCCGGCGCGGTGCTCCCGCCGCCGCAGGTGGTGCGCCGCGACGGCGACGACTCCTACCTGGTGGTGGCCGCCGACAAGGGCACCGCCACGTTCTCCGATATCGCCAACGACGTCGCCAAGTCCTACGGCTTCTGGCTGGGCGACGCGTTCGCCTCCGGCGGCTCGGTCGGCTACGACCACAAGGCGATGGGCATCACCGCCAAGGGTGCCTGGGAGAGCGTCAAACGGCACTTCCGCGAGCTGGGGCTGGACACCCAGGCCGAGGACTTCACCGTCGTCGGCGTCGGGGACATGAGCGGCGACGTGTTCGGCAACGGCATGCTGCTCTCGCCGCACATCCGGCTGGTGGCGGCGTTCAACCACCTGCACATCTTCATCGACCCGCAGCCGGACGCGACGCGTTCCTGGGAAGAGCGCAAGCGCCTGTTCGATCTACCCCGATCCAGCTGGGACGACTACGACAAGTCGCTGATCTCCGCCGGTGGCGGGGTGTTCAGCCGGCAGCAGAAGTCGATTCCGATCAGCCAGGAGATCCGGGCGGCGCTGGGGATTTCCGACGAGGTCACCGAGATGACGCCGCCGGCACTGGTCAAGGCGGTGCTCAAGGCGCCGGTGGATCTGCTGTGGAACGGTGGCATCGGCACCTACGTCAAGGCCGAGGCGGAATCCGACGCCGAGGTCGGTGACCGCACCAACGACCTGCTGCGGGTGAACGCAAACCAGGTGCGCGCGAAGGTGATCGGCGAAGGCGGCAACCTCGGCGTGACGCCGCGAGGCCGGGTCGAGTTCGACTTGAGCGGGGGCCGGATCAACACCGACGCCCTGGACAACTCCGCCGGGGTGGATTGTTCGGATCACGAGGTGAACATCAAGATCCTGGTCGACTCGCTGGTCACCCAGGACAAGGTGCGCCCGGATCAGCGTTCGGCGCTGCTGGAGTCCATGACCGAAGAGGTCGGCGCCCTGGTGCTGGCCGACAACGCCGCGCAAAACGACCTGATGGGCACCAGCCGCACCAACGCGGCCAGCCTGCTCAATGTGCATGCCCGGCAGATCAAGGAGCTCGAGGACACCGCCGGGCTCAACCGCGAGCTCGAAGTGCTGCCCGCCGACAAGGAGATTCGCCGCCGGATCGAGGCCGGGCTGGGACTGACCTCACCCGAGTTGGCGACGCTGATGGCGCACGTGAAATTGGCCCTCAAGGACGAGGTGCTCGCCTGCGAGCTACCGGATCAGGACGTGTTCGCCTCGCGGCTGCCGGCGTACTTCCCGGCGCAGCTGCGGGAGCGGTTCTCCCCGGAGATCCGGCACCATCAGCTGCGCCGCGAAATCATCACGACCATGCTGGTCAACGACGTCGTCGACACCGCCGGAATCAGCTTCGCCTACCGGGTCACCGAGGACACCGGCGTCAGCTACGTCGACGCGGTCCGCAGTTACGTCGCGACCGACGCCATCTTCGGTATCGGCGACACCTGGCGGAAGATCCGCTCGACTGCGCTGGAAACCGGTATGGCCGTGGAGGTTTCGGACCGTATGACGCTGGATCTGCGTCGGCTCATCGACCGTTCGTGCCGGTGGCTGCTGAACAATCGGCCGCAGCCGCTGGCCGTCGGTGCCGAGATCAACCGGTTCGGCGCCAAGGTGGCCGCCCTGCGGCCGCAGATGCCGCAGTGGCTGCGCGGCGATGACCGCGCGATCGTGGCCACCGAAGCCGGCGAGTTCACCGACCAGGGCGCCCCAGAGGATTTGGCCTACCTGGTGGCCACCGGCCTGTATCAGTACAGCCTGCTCGACGTCATCGACGTGGCCGACATCGTCGACCGTGACGAAGCCGAGGTCGCCGACACCTACTTCGCGTTGATGGACGCCCTCGGCGCCGACGGGCTGCTGACCGCGGTCTCCGAGCTGGCCCGCGACGATCGCTGGCATGCGCTGGCACGCTTGGCGATTCGCGACGACATCTACAGTTCGTTGCGTCAGCTGACGCTGGACGTGCTGGCCGTCGGCGAACCGGACGAAAGCGGCGAGGAGAAGATCGCCGAGTGGCAGCAGACCAACGCGTCGCGACTGGGCCGGGCCCGTCGTACCCTGACCGAGTTGCGTGCTCACGAGTCTCACGACCTGGCGACCCTGTCGGTGGCCGCGCGCCAGATCCGTAATATGACCCGAGCTAGTGGAACAGGAGCTTCCGGATAA
- a CDS encoding thioesterase family protein translates to MGERYITPVPVRWSDIDMYQHINHATMVTILEEARVPFLSDAFGPTITTTGLLIAEVKVSYKGQLRLVDSPLQVTIWVNRLRAVDFTLGYEVRSVNADPDSRPAVIAETQLAAFDIDEQKLVRLSADHREYLQRWLR, encoded by the coding sequence ATGGGCGAGCGTTACATCACACCGGTCCCGGTGCGTTGGTCGGACATCGACATGTACCAGCACATCAACCACGCGACGATGGTGACCATTCTCGAGGAGGCCCGGGTCCCGTTCCTGTCGGATGCCTTCGGTCCCACCATCACCACGACGGGGTTGTTGATCGCCGAGGTCAAGGTGTCCTACAAGGGGCAGCTGCGGCTGGTGGATTCGCCGTTGCAGGTGACAATCTGGGTGAACCGGCTGCGCGCGGTCGACTTCACCCTGGGCTACGAGGTCCGGTCGGTCAACGCCGACCCCGATTCGCGACCCGCCGTCATCGCCGAAACCCAGTTGGCGGCTTTCGATATCGACGAGCAGAAGCTGGTTCGGCTGTCCGCGGATCACCGCGAGTATCTCCAGCGGTGGCTGCGGTGA
- a CDS encoding globin, whose product MGEMDQTQSFYDAVGGHPTFDKIVSRFYQLVREDEILRPLYPEDDFEGAEHRLRMFLEQYWGGPRTYSDQRGHPRLRMRHVPYRIGFIERDAWLRCMRTAVAEVDSATLDDAHRRELLDYLEMAAEAMVNAPF is encoded by the coding sequence ATGGGAGAGATGGACCAGACACAGTCGTTCTATGACGCCGTCGGTGGGCACCCCACCTTCGACAAGATCGTCTCCCGGTTCTATCAGCTGGTGCGCGAGGACGAGATCCTGCGCCCGCTCTACCCGGAGGACGATTTCGAAGGCGCCGAACACCGGCTGCGGATGTTCCTCGAGCAGTACTGGGGCGGGCCGCGGACCTACTCCGATCAGCGGGGCCATCCGCGGCTGCGGATGCGCCACGTCCCGTACCGCATCGGCTTCATCGAACGCGACGCGTGGTTGCGCTGCATGCGCACCGCCGTCGCCGAGGTCGACTCGGCCACCTTGGACGACGCGCACCGGCGCGAGTTGCTCGACTATCTGGAGATGGCCGCCGAGGCGATGGTGAACGCCCCCTTCTGA